A section of the Engystomops pustulosus chromosome 3, aEngPut4.maternal, whole genome shotgun sequence genome encodes:
- the SLC30A10 gene encoding calcium/manganese antiporter SLC30A10, whose product MGRYTGKTCRLIFMLVITVIFFVAELVCGYLGNSIALISDSFNMLSDLISLCVGITASRVSRRTSRGPNATYGYTRAEVVGALSNAVFLTALCFTILVDSILRLAKPEKIDDPELVLIVGALGLGVNIIGLLVFQDYSCCIRFLCGSKGQQKPEEPKASSNDRLNVTPYQAGGTQGSESQDLAGDIIDEQESDPEEENGKKDAAALNIRGVLLHVMGDALGSVVVVVAAVIFYVRPLAPDAQCNWQCYIDPSLTVVMVAIILFSAFPLIKETATILLQMVPKDINVGEIGHKISMIEGVKSIHEIHIWELASGKNIATLHVKFQRLEDYTSANRNIRKIFHEQGIHAVTLQAEFTDAKDFSLACNAPCISKKCDGNLCCSQELIPFAEANGKALKKGKSSQVWYRNNDYDTDVEAPKQHTYEEVPELKIANGLNVENEALNAKCTRF is encoded by the exons ATGGGTCGCTATACCGGGAAGACCTGCCGGCTTATCTTCATGTTGGTCATCACTGTCATCTTCTTCGTAGCAGAGCTGGTTTGTGGCTACCTAGGCAACTCCATCGCCTTGATCTCTGACTCCTTCAATATGCTGTCTGATCTGATCTCTTTGTGCGTTGGGATAACAGCTTCTCGAGTATCTAGAAGAACCAGCAGAGGACCCAACGCAACCTATGGGTACACCCGGGCAGAAGTGGTGGGTGCCCTGAGCAATGCTGTCTTCCTCACCGCTCTATGCTTCACCATCTTGGTGGACTCTATCCTAAGACTGGCCAAACCCGAAAAGATTGATGATCCAGAATTGGTGTTGATAGTTGGTGCGCTCGGTTTGGGAGTGAACATCATCGGCCTATTGGTCTTCCAGGACTATAGTTGCTGTATACGCTTCTTATGTGGGAGCAAAGGCCAACAAAAACCAGAAGAACCCAAAGCCTCTTCCAATGATCGCCTGAATGTCACTCCTTACCAAGCTGGAGGAACTCAAGGATCGGAGAGCCAGGACTTAGCAG GTGACATCATTGATGAGCAAGAGTCTGACCCCGAGgaagaaaatggtaaaaaagacgCAGCCGCCCTCAACATTAGAG GTGTTCTGCTCCATGTGATGGGTGacgctctggggtctgtagtcGTTGTGGTGGCGGCCGTCATATTTTATGTACGGCCTCTGGCGCCTGACGCACAATGTAACTGGCAGTGTTATATTGATCCCAGCCTGACGGTAGTGATGGTGGCCATCATTCTATTCTCTGCCTTCCCCCTCATCAAGGAGACTGCCACTATCCTGCTTCAGATGGTCCCCAAAGACATCAACGTAGGAGAAATTG GTCATAAAATTTCCATGATAGAAGGAGTAAAAAGCATCCACGAAATCCACATCTGGGAGTTAGCCAGTGGGAAGAACATCGCAACCCTCCACGTGAAGTTTCAGAGACTTGAAGACTACACCTCGGCCAATCGTAACATCCGTAAAATCTTCCACGAACAAGGCATCCACGCAGTCACCCTCCAGGCTGAGTTCACAGATGCGAAGGACTTCTCGTTGGCATGCAATGCGCCTTGCATATCCAAAAAGTGCGATGGGAACCTCTGTTGCAGCCAGGAGCTGATCCCATTTGCTGAAGCAAATGGCAAAGCCCTGAAGAAGGGCAAGTCCTCCCAAGTTTGGTATAGAAATAATGACTATGACACTGATGTTGAGGCTCCAAAGCAACACACATATGAAGAGGTTCCAGAACTGAAGATAGCCAATGGCCTCAATGTAGAAAATGAGGCCTTAAATGCCAAGTGCACCCGGTTTTAG